The stretch of DNA GGCACCCGACCGGTCTCGTTCACGATCTAGGGCCGGCCCCATGGCTTCCGGATCAGCTGCTGGTGACGTCTCCTCGGAAGGCGTGCCGGTCATCGGCTGATCCAGCTGAGCAACCTTCTCTCGCTCGGACCGAGCCGAAGCCAATTCTTCCCGCTGCAATTCTATGACTTGACGGGCATCGGCCAGACGCCGCTCAGTCTCCTGCAACATGCCCTGAAGTTGCGCGCGAGCCACGTGTGCATCCGCCAGGTCCTTCCGTTGTTCCTCAAGTTCAGCACGTAGCTCGCTTGCTGTGCGCTGCGCTTCGCGGACAGCCGTTTTAAGAGAATCCGCGGTGATCTGGAGGTCGGATGGGAGCCCGTCAGGACCGGGGGTCACCCGCGCACACCCTCCACCAAACGAGAGCGCCAACACCATCAAGACCCAGCACCCACGTCGCAAGCCGACGACCGTCCGGCACACGAGACCACCTTGATGTATCATGGTATTCATCGCCTTACCATTGGTTGTAGGGTACTCCGTTGGTTCCGACTAAATCAGACCCGGAAAAAACATCGACCATGCCGCCTTCCCCTTCGTCCACCATCTCCTGCCATGTCGTGGTCGAACCAGTCAACGGATCGGTCGGCACC from Nitrospira sp. encodes:
- a CDS encoding LysM peptidoglycan-binding domain-containing protein translates to MIHQGGLVCRTVVGLRRGCWVLMVLALSFGGGCARVTPGPDGLPSDLQITADSLKTAVREAQRTASELRAELEEQRKDLADAHVARAQLQGMLQETERRLADARQVIELQREELASARSEREKVAQLDQPMTGTPSEETSPAADPEAMGPALDRERDRSGAGPHTGGAAVAHPAALVLGNERRSERSASAQSAASIRTIVIQAGDTLWRIARRHKVQLNALRAINGLQNNIIVVGRTLRLPEPRLQQATLQSASRDTLVQ